One window of Zalophus californianus isolate mZalCal1 chromosome 3, mZalCal1.pri.v2, whole genome shotgun sequence genomic DNA carries:
- the GPR12 gene encoding G-protein coupled receptor 12 encodes MNEDLKVNLSGLPRDYLDAGAAENVSAAVSSQVPVVEPEPELVVNPWDIVLCTSGTLISCENAIVVLIIFHNPSLRAPMFLLIGSLALADLLAGIGLIINFVFAYLLQSEATKLVTIGLIVASFSASVCSLLAITVDRYLSLYYALTYHSERTVTFTYVMLIMLWGTSICLGLLPIMGWNCLRDESTCSVVRPLTKNNAAILSVSFLFMFALMLQLYIQICKIVMRHAHQIALQHHFLATSHYVTTRKGVSTLAIILGTFAACWMPFTLYSLIADYTYPSIYTYATLLPATYNSIINPVIYAFRNQEIQKALCLICCGCIPSSLSQRARSPSDV; translated from the coding sequence ATGAATGAAGACCTGAAGGTCAATTTAAGCGGGCTGCCTCGGGATTATTTAGATGCTGGCGCTGCAGAGAACGTCTCGGCGGCCGTCTCCTCCCAGGTTCCTGTTGTAGAGCCGGAGCCTGAGCTCGTTGTCAACCCTTGGGACATTGTCTTGTGTACCTCAGGAACCCTCATCTCCTGTGAAAATGCCATTGTGGTCCTTATCATCTTCCATAACCCCAGCCTGCGAGCACCCATGTTCCTGCTAATAGGCAGCCTGGCTCTTGCAGACTTGCTGGCCGGCATCGGACTCATCATCAATTTTGTTTTTGCCTACCTGCTTCAATCAGAAGCCACCAAGCTGGTCACAATCGGACTCATTGTcgcctctttctctgcctctgtctgcagctTGCTGGCTATCACTGTTGACCGCTACCTCTCCCTGTATTACGCTCTGACATACCACTCGGAGAGGACAGTCACGTTCACCTATGTCATGCTCATCATGCTCTGGGGGACCTCCATCTGCCTGGGACTGCTGCCCATCATGGGCTGGAACTGCCTCAGAGACGAGTCCACCTGCAGTGTGGTCAGACCTCTCACCAAGAACAATGCGGCCATCCTCTCGGTCTCCTTCCTCTTCATGTTTGCGCTCATGCTTCAGCTCTACATCCAGATCTGCAAGATTGTGATGAGGCACGCCCATCAGATAGCCCTGCAGCATCACTTCCTGGCCACCTCCCACTATGTGACCACCCGGAAGGGGGTCTCCACCCTGGCCATCATTCTGGGGACCTTTGCTGCTTGCTGGATGCCTTTCACACTCTATTCCTTGATAGCTGATTACACCTACCCCTCCATCTACACCTACGCCACCCTCCTGCCCGCCACCTACAACTCCATCATCAACCCCGTCATATATGCTTTCAGAAACCAAGAGATCCAGAAAGCCCTCTGTCTCATTTGCTGCGGCTGCATCCCCTCCAGTCTCTCCCAGAGAGCACGGTCACCCAGCGATGTGTAG